A window from Micromonospora profundi encodes these proteins:
- a CDS encoding M48 family metallopeptidase: MSTTDTPARRRVTLTGISSRAWEHPADRGALVALRELRGFDDVLRAFFGMWNERGFRLSVLASGIRVDHRQYPAVWQRYTEAAAALDVAELPELYVTQSPWLGAEAVGLERPFIVLNSACVQQLDEDELRCLLGHELGHVGSGHAVYKTMLMILTRWAANLSWLPVGAFALRAIIAAMLEWWRKAELSADRAGLLAGQDPAAALRLLMKLAGGGDLSQVDTTAFLEQAAEYAGGGDVRDSLHKIRMTAWSTHPAPVARAAQLRQWIDSGAYGRVLAGDYPRRDDDGSTSVSEEIKAAAESYREEFSRSTDPLVGLLRRLGDGASDVGEWVGGTAGRARSWVDAATEAAGRAHRAGRAAPGATAGAGGAGGGDGTGSGGAAV, encoded by the coding sequence ATGTCGACAACGGACACACCCGCACGACGCCGGGTCACCCTCACCGGCATCAGCTCCCGAGCGTGGGAGCATCCGGCGGACCGGGGCGCCCTTGTCGCGCTGCGGGAGCTGCGCGGGTTCGACGATGTGCTGCGGGCGTTCTTCGGCATGTGGAACGAGCGCGGGTTCCGACTCTCGGTGCTGGCCTCCGGCATCCGTGTCGACCACCGGCAGTACCCGGCGGTGTGGCAGCGCTACACCGAGGCCGCGGCGGCGCTCGACGTGGCGGAGCTGCCCGAGCTGTACGTGACGCAGTCTCCGTGGCTGGGCGCCGAGGCGGTCGGCCTGGAGCGGCCGTTCATCGTGCTGAACTCGGCGTGCGTGCAGCAGCTCGATGAGGACGAGCTGCGCTGCCTGCTCGGCCACGAGTTGGGGCACGTGGGCAGCGGGCACGCCGTCTACAAGACGATGCTGATGATCCTGACCCGGTGGGCGGCCAATCTGAGCTGGCTGCCGGTGGGCGCGTTCGCGTTGCGGGCGATCATCGCGGCGATGCTGGAGTGGTGGCGCAAGGCGGAGCTGTCCGCCGACCGGGCAGGGCTGCTCGCCGGGCAGGACCCGGCCGCCGCGCTGCGGCTGCTCATGAAGCTCGCCGGTGGCGGCGACCTGTCCCAGGTCGACACCACAGCCTTCCTGGAGCAGGCCGCCGAGTACGCCGGTGGGGGCGATGTGCGGGACAGCCTGCACAAGATCCGGATGACGGCGTGGAGCACCCATCCGGCGCCGGTGGCGCGGGCCGCCCAGCTGCGGCAGTGGATCGACTCCGGGGCGTACGGGCGGGTGCTGGCCGGGGACTATCCACGCCGCGACGACGACGGCTCGACAAGCGTCTCGGAGGAGATCAAGGCCGCCGCTGAGTCGTACCGGGAGGAATTCAGCAGGTCCACCGACCCGCTTGTCGGGTTGCTGCGCCGCCTCGGCGACGGCGCCAGCGACGTCGGCGAGTGGGTGGGCGGCACCGCCGGCCGAGCGCGCTCCTGGGTGGATGCCGCGACTGAGGCAGCCGGCCGGGCGCACCGCGCCGGTCGGGCTGCGCCCGGCGCCACGGCGGGTGCCGGCGGAGCCGGTGGCGGTGACGGTACGGGCTCGGGCGGCGCGGCGGTGTAA
- a CDS encoding uridine kinase family protein gives MTVAVVEAYTELARRVLAGPARLGRTRLVAVDGPSGAGKSRFAAHLADALAELTGPPRSHGEGGRPPVVHTDDLLDGWDDQLTFWPRLEAQVLAPLRAGRPGAYRRYSWVRRSFLPRPVPVPVAPVLIVEGVSAARAVVRPEVTAAVFVTAPAPTRLARAVARDGPEILPELRRWHAGERAHFAADGTAGRVDLVIDGAPTLPYDAERYYMRTR, from the coding sequence TTGACCGTGGCCGTCGTCGAGGCGTACACCGAGTTGGCTCGTCGGGTGCTCGCGGGCCCGGCGCGGTTGGGGCGGACCCGGCTTGTCGCTGTCGACGGGCCGAGCGGCGCGGGCAAGAGCCGGTTCGCGGCGCACCTCGCGGATGCCCTTGCCGAGCTGACCGGTCCGCCCCGGAGCCACGGTGAAGGCGGGCGACCTCCGGTGGTGCACACCGACGACCTGCTCGACGGTTGGGACGACCAGCTCACCTTCTGGCCGCGGCTGGAGGCGCAGGTGTTGGCTCCGCTGCGGGCGGGACGGCCCGGGGCGTACCGCCGCTACAGCTGGGTGCGGCGGTCGTTCCTGCCCCGCCCGGTCCCGGTGCCGGTCGCGCCGGTGCTGATCGTGGAGGGTGTCAGCGCGGCGCGCGCTGTCGTCCGGCCCGAGGTGACAGCGGCCGTGTTCGTGACCGCGCCCGCGCCGACGCGGCTGGCTCGCGCGGTTGCCCGGGACGGGCCTGAGATCCTGCCCGAGCTGCGCCGCTGGCATGCGGGGGAGCGGGCGCACTTCGCCGCCGACGGCACCGCCGGCCGGGTCGACCTGGTGATCGACGGTGCACCGACCCTGCCGTACGACGCCGAGAGGTACTACATGCGGACCCGCTGA
- a CDS encoding dipeptidase — MSESEVRAAVEREMPGVRADLERLVRIPGIAFDGFDHSHVERSAEAVAELLRGCGLDVDIVRSGGQPAVIGRRPAPPGAPTVLLYAHHDVQPVGDRSLWESDPFEPVERDGRLYARGAADDKAGIMAHVAALRAYGDALPVGVVLFIEGEEEYGSDSLERLLAEHRDEIASDVIVIADSANWDIGVPALTTSLRGIVNCFVEVRTLDHAVHSGMFGGAVPDALTALVRLLATVHDDAGDVAVDGLVSRGGAIVDYPEDRFRAEAGLAEGVQFIGTGRITDRLWNKPALAVLGIDAPATGEAPNALLPAAKAKLSIRLAPGDDPKRAYAAVRAHLEKHAPWGAQVTVTFEHDGEPCVIDASGPMFDAARSAFRAAWDGTDPVDIGVGGSIPFIATFQEMFPQAAILVTGVEDPHARAHGPNESLHLGEFARVCLAEALLLGAVAAAGTNGR, encoded by the coding sequence ATGTCCGAGTCCGAGGTGCGGGCCGCCGTCGAGCGGGAGATGCCCGGCGTCCGTGCCGACCTGGAGCGCCTCGTCCGTATCCCCGGCATCGCGTTCGACGGCTTCGACCACTCGCACGTGGAGCGCTCCGCCGAGGCGGTCGCCGAGCTGCTGCGCGGTTGCGGCCTGGACGTCGACATCGTGCGCTCCGGCGGCCAGCCGGCGGTGATCGGCCGGCGGCCGGCACCGCCCGGGGCGCCGACAGTGCTGCTGTACGCCCACCACGACGTGCAGCCGGTCGGTGACCGGTCGCTGTGGGAGTCCGACCCGTTCGAGCCGGTGGAGCGGGACGGCCGGCTCTACGCCCGGGGCGCGGCCGACGACAAGGCCGGCATCATGGCGCACGTGGCGGCGCTGCGCGCGTACGGTGACGCGCTGCCGGTCGGCGTGGTCCTCTTCATCGAGGGCGAGGAGGAGTACGGCTCCGACTCGCTGGAGCGACTGCTGGCCGAGCACCGCGACGAGATCGCCTCCGACGTCATCGTGATCGCCGACTCCGCGAACTGGGACATCGGCGTACCGGCGCTGACCACCTCGCTGCGCGGCATCGTCAACTGCTTCGTCGAGGTCCGTACGCTCGACCACGCCGTGCACAGCGGCATGTTCGGCGGTGCCGTTCCGGACGCGCTGACCGCGTTGGTACGCCTGCTGGCCACAGTGCACGACGATGCCGGTGACGTGGCGGTCGACGGGTTGGTCAGCCGTGGAGGTGCCATCGTCGACTACCCGGAGGACCGGTTCCGGGCCGAGGCGGGGCTGGCCGAGGGTGTGCAGTTCATCGGCACCGGCCGGATCACCGACCGGCTCTGGAACAAGCCGGCCCTGGCAGTGCTCGGCATCGACGCACCGGCCACCGGCGAGGCTCCGAATGCGTTGCTGCCGGCCGCGAAGGCAAAGCTCAGCATCCGTCTGGCCCCGGGCGACGACCCGAAGCGGGCGTACGCGGCGGTGCGCGCGCACCTGGAGAAGCACGCGCCCTGGGGTGCCCAGGTGACGGTGACGTTCGAGCACGACGGTGAGCCGTGCGTGATCGACGCTTCCGGCCCGATGTTCGACGCCGCCCGCTCGGCGTTCCGGGCCGCCTGGGACGGCACCGACCCGGTGGACATCGGTGTCGGCGGTTCGATCCCGTTCATCGCGACCTTCCAGGAGATGTTCCCGCAGGCGGCGATCCTGGTGACCGGTGTGGAGGACCCGCACGCCCGCGCGCACGGCCCGAACGAGAGCCTGCACCTTGGCGAGTTCGCTCGGGTATGCCTCGCCGAGGCGTTGCTGCTGGGCGCGGTGGCGGCGGCAGGTACGAACGGACGATAG
- a CDS encoding transglycosylase domain-containing protein codes for MSNRPLAAAGRLVPLLRAGLIAGIVIAAAAYPLVALTGLGAKATAHAVEHKTKLLATALPAETSYLYAPDGKTVLTMFYEEYRQYTKLSDMSPNIQQAIVAAEDSRFYQHHGVDPKGVARAFVSNARSSGVSQGASTLTMQYVRMALRDSATTPKEVQEATQQTSLRKVKEMRMALDLEKELSKEQIMERYLNSAYFGHRAYGIYAASEIFFSKTPKDLTPVEAATLAGLVKSPSEYDPADSDQKEATGRRNYVLDRMSQLGYLSPDSAAAAKSEPIRLKLTTPPHDCAAIPEKYNSWGFACDYLKNWWSSQPAFGASRLERMDNLRRGGYRIVLSLDPKVQEAAEKNVGATTATGSPFANGIVVSEPGTGRVKAMAVNRTYSLDLNENPQSSNPEAGPKVKANYPNTVAPLLGGGDLAGYQAGSTFKMFPMLAALDSGMTLSTSFNAPYRYRSEVYDGWSPSNASGAMTGQQTMWSGFGKSVNTYFVWLEEKVGADRAVRLAEQLGLRWRTDVDRDHASPEKAKSWGAFTLGVSDATPLEMANAYAAIAADGRYCEAIPVQAIMNRDGTPATYATPGGIHREVAKPRCRQVVSADAARAATDAARCPTGDTPARGSCGGWSTADSVRGTVGRPVAGKTGTTDSTRSAWFVGYTPELAAASFISDPDNPFNAVGDGQSQIPIKAVSETLRDGLKGTPTRQFTPPSDAIVG; via the coding sequence GTGAGCAACCGACCCCTTGCTGCCGCTGGTCGACTCGTTCCTCTCCTGCGCGCCGGGCTCATCGCCGGCATCGTGATCGCCGCCGCCGCGTACCCGCTCGTCGCCCTGACCGGGCTCGGCGCGAAGGCCACCGCACACGCCGTGGAGCACAAGACCAAGCTGCTGGCCACCGCCCTGCCCGCCGAGACCTCCTACCTCTACGCCCCGGACGGCAAGACCGTACTGACCATGTTCTACGAGGAGTACCGGCAGTACACGAAGCTGTCGGACATGTCGCCGAACATCCAGCAGGCGATCGTCGCCGCCGAGGACTCCCGCTTCTACCAGCACCACGGCGTCGACCCGAAGGGCGTGGCCCGCGCCTTCGTGTCCAACGCCCGCTCCAGCGGAGTCTCCCAGGGTGCCTCCACGCTCACCATGCAGTACGTCCGGATGGCCCTGCGGGACAGCGCGACAACGCCCAAGGAGGTCCAGGAAGCCACCCAGCAGACCAGCCTGCGCAAGGTCAAGGAGATGCGGATGGCGCTGGACCTGGAGAAGGAGCTGAGCAAAGAACAGATCATGGAGCGCTACCTGAACTCGGCGTACTTCGGTCACCGGGCGTACGGCATCTACGCGGCAAGCGAGATCTTCTTCTCCAAGACCCCGAAGGACCTCACCCCCGTCGAGGCGGCCACCCTCGCCGGCCTGGTCAAGTCCCCATCCGAGTACGACCCCGCCGACTCCGACCAGAAGGAGGCCACCGGGCGGCGCAACTACGTGCTGGACAGGATGAGCCAACTCGGCTACCTCTCCCCCGACTCGGCCGCCGCCGCCAAGTCCGAGCCGATCCGACTGAAGCTGACCACCCCGCCGCACGACTGCGCGGCGATCCCGGAGAAGTACAACAGTTGGGGCTTCGCCTGCGACTACCTGAAGAACTGGTGGAGTTCCCAGCCCGCGTTCGGCGCCAGCCGCCTGGAGCGGATGGACAACCTGCGCCGGGGCGGCTACCGGATCGTGCTCAGCCTCGACCCGAAGGTCCAGGAGGCGGCGGAGAAGAACGTCGGTGCCACGACCGCCACCGGCAGCCCGTTCGCCAACGGCATCGTGGTCTCCGAGCCGGGCACCGGGCGGGTCAAGGCAATGGCGGTGAACCGGACGTACTCGCTGGACCTGAACGAGAACCCACAGAGCTCGAACCCCGAGGCCGGGCCGAAGGTGAAGGCCAACTACCCGAACACCGTGGCACCACTGCTCGGTGGCGGTGACCTGGCGGGCTACCAGGCCGGGTCGACGTTCAAGATGTTCCCGATGCTTGCCGCGCTGGACTCGGGAATGACCCTGTCCACCTCATTCAACGCGCCCTACCGCTACCGGTCGGAGGTCTACGACGGCTGGTCGCCCTCCAACGCCAGCGGCGCCATGACCGGCCAGCAGACCATGTGGTCCGGCTTCGGCAAGTCCGTCAACACGTACTTCGTGTGGCTGGAGGAGAAGGTCGGCGCGGACCGGGCGGTCCGGTTGGCGGAGCAACTCGGGCTGCGCTGGCGCACCGACGTCGACAGGGACCACGCGTCCCCCGAGAAGGCGAAGTCCTGGGGCGCGTTCACCCTGGGCGTCTCCGACGCCACCCCGCTGGAGATGGCGAACGCGTACGCCGCCATCGCCGCCGACGGCCGCTACTGCGAGGCGATCCCCGTACAGGCGATCATGAACCGGGACGGGACACCGGCGACGTACGCGACCCCCGGCGGTATCCATCGCGAGGTGGCCAAGCCACGCTGCCGGCAGGTCGTCAGCGCGGACGCCGCCCGGGCCGCCACCGACGCCGCCCGCTGCCCCACCGGTGACACCCCGGCACGCGGCAGCTGCGGCGGCTGGTCCACCGCCGACAGCGTCCGGGGTACGGTCGGCCGCCCGGTCGCCGGCAAGACCGGCACCACCGACAGCACCCGGTCGGCCTGGTTCGTCGGCTACACGCCGGAACTGGCTGCGGCGAGCTTCATCTCCGACCCGGACAATCCATTCAACGCCGTCGGTGACGGGCAGTCCCAGATCCCGATCAAGGCGGTGTCGGAAACCCTGCGCGACGGGTTGAAGGGCACACCGACCCGCCAGTTCACCCCACCATCGGACGCCATAGTCGGCTGA
- the cobC gene encoding Rv2231c family pyridoxal phosphate-dependent protein CobC has translation MRDQPSDVPPVAAADPAVAPEPDLAHHGDAEVGVGLIDLAVNVRQAPPPAWLAEPIAATLTDLARYPDPSAARGAVAARHRRPPNEVLLTAGAAEGFVLIAQALRGIRRPVVVHPQFTEPEAALRAAGHTVERVLLDPADGFRLDASRVPADADLVMIGNPTNPTSVLHPAETVAALARPGRVLVVDEAFADTTGGHSGEPESLAERRDLPGLLVVRSLTKTWGLAGLRIGYLLGAPELLSRLAAVQPLWAVSTPALAAAAACATPVAVQAERAIAVDLAADRDHLVARLASIPGVRVAGRPASAFVLVHLPGATRVRAALRDRGWAVRRGDTFPGLGPDWLRLAVRDRNTTDAFVEVLREIMEA, from the coding sequence ATGCGTGATCAGCCGAGCGACGTACCGCCGGTCGCTGCGGCCGATCCGGCTGTGGCGCCCGAGCCGGATCTGGCACACCACGGGGACGCGGAGGTCGGCGTCGGCCTCATCGACCTCGCCGTCAACGTCCGCCAGGCGCCACCGCCTGCCTGGTTGGCCGAGCCGATCGCTGCCACCCTCACCGACCTGGCCCGCTACCCGGACCCGTCGGCGGCCCGGGGCGCCGTCGCCGCCCGGCACCGGCGTCCCCCGAACGAGGTACTGCTCACCGCCGGGGCCGCCGAGGGCTTCGTGCTCATCGCCCAGGCGCTGCGCGGCATCCGGCGACCGGTGGTCGTGCACCCCCAGTTCACCGAACCGGAGGCGGCGCTGCGGGCCGCCGGTCACACGGTCGAGCGGGTGCTGCTCGACCCGGCCGACGGCTTCCGGCTCGACGCCTCCCGGGTGCCCGCCGACGCCGACCTGGTGATGATCGGCAACCCGACCAATCCCACGTCGGTGCTGCACCCCGCCGAGACGGTGGCCGCGCTGGCCCGCCCGGGTCGGGTGCTCGTTGTCGACGAGGCGTTCGCCGACACCACAGGCGGGCACAGCGGCGAACCGGAGTCACTCGCCGAGCGGCGTGACCTGCCCGGCCTGCTCGTGGTGCGCAGCCTCACCAAGACCTGGGGGCTCGCCGGCCTGCGGATCGGCTATTTGCTCGGCGCCCCGGAGCTGCTGTCCCGGCTGGCCGCCGTCCAGCCGCTCTGGGCCGTCTCCACGCCCGCGCTGGCCGCCGCCGCGGCGTGCGCCACGCCCGTCGCCGTCCAGGCCGAGCGCGCGATCGCCGTCGACCTCGCCGCCGACCGCGACCACCTGGTGGCCCGCCTCGCCAGCATCCCCGGTGTACGCGTCGCAGGCCGCCCCGCCAGCGCGTTCGTGCTCGTGCACCTGCCCGGCGCGACGCGCGTCCGCGCGGCGCTGCGGGACCGGGGCTGGGCGGTCCGTCGCGGTGACACGTTCCCGGGTCTCGGCCCGGACTGGCTGCGCCTGGCGGTACGTGACCGAAACACCACCGACGCGTTCGTCGAGGTGCTGCGCGAGATCATGGAGGCATGA
- a CDS encoding ATP-dependent DNA ligase: MRFVRFIDLAATSAAVSATSGRRAKVELLADALRRLDPPEVEPGAGYLAGELRQRQTGVGYASLRDLPPPAAEPTLTVAAVDAAIEQIAAVQGAGSQARRRTLLGALYSAATADEQRLLTALFGGELRQGAQAGLLADAVARAAEVPVATVRRALLLAGDLRAVAVAALAGGAAELAGFGLRVGRPLAPMLAQSAPSVDEALAATGTPAVVDVKLDGIRIQVHRSGADIAVFTRSLDEITGRMPEVVAAVRALPGREMVLDGEAIGLDDTGRPLPFQQTSSRAARRTTPSTTGGTPVAPAVLAAAATTGATVLTPYFFDLLHLDGQDLIDLPGRERWAALAGAVDSSLLVGRMEVDGPEQAGAAFAAAIDAGQEGVVVKAPDAPYDAGRRGAAWVKVKPRHTLDLVVLAVEWGSGRREGWLSNLHLGARDPRSGDFVMLGKTFKGLTDELLRWQTERFLGLAVERGDWVVRVRPEQVVEIAFDGVQTSSRYPGGMALRFARVVRYRDDKSAAEADTIDAVRAIHAGRSTG; the protein is encoded by the coding sequence ATGAGGTTCGTGCGGTTCATCGATCTGGCGGCCACCTCCGCCGCCGTGAGCGCCACCAGCGGCCGGCGGGCCAAGGTGGAGCTGCTGGCTGACGCGCTGCGCCGGCTCGACCCGCCCGAGGTGGAGCCCGGCGCCGGATATCTCGCCGGTGAGCTGCGGCAGCGGCAGACCGGCGTGGGCTACGCCAGTCTGCGTGACCTTCCGCCGCCCGCCGCCGAGCCGACGCTGACAGTGGCCGCCGTCGACGCGGCCATCGAGCAGATCGCCGCGGTGCAGGGCGCGGGTTCGCAAGCCCGCCGCCGGACGTTGCTGGGCGCGCTCTATTCGGCGGCGACCGCCGACGAGCAACGGCTGCTCACCGCCCTGTTCGGTGGCGAGTTGCGCCAGGGCGCCCAGGCGGGGCTGTTGGCCGACGCCGTGGCTCGGGCCGCCGAGGTGCCCGTCGCGACGGTCCGCCGGGCTCTGCTGCTCGCCGGTGATCTCCGCGCGGTGGCGGTTGCCGCGCTGGCCGGAGGCGCTGCCGAGTTGGCCGGGTTCGGCCTGCGGGTCGGCCGACCGCTCGCGCCGATGCTGGCGCAGAGCGCACCCTCGGTCGATGAGGCGCTCGCCGCGACCGGCACGCCCGCAGTGGTCGACGTGAAGCTCGACGGCATCCGCATCCAGGTACACCGCTCCGGCGCCGACATCGCGGTGTTCACCCGCAGCCTCGACGAGATCACCGGCCGGATGCCCGAGGTGGTGGCCGCCGTCCGCGCCCTGCCCGGCCGGGAAATGGTCCTCGACGGCGAGGCGATAGGCCTGGACGACACGGGCCGCCCACTGCCGTTCCAGCAGACCTCAAGCAGGGCCGCACGGCGCACCACGCCCAGCACCACCGGGGGCACGCCTGTCGCACCGGCGGTGCTCGCCGCGGCCGCCACCACCGGCGCAACGGTGCTGACCCCGTACTTCTTCGATCTGCTGCACCTCGACGGCCAGGACCTGATCGACCTGCCCGGCCGGGAGCGGTGGGCCGCGCTAGCCGGCGCTGTCGATTCGTCGCTGCTGGTCGGGCGAATGGAGGTCGACGGCCCGGAGCAGGCCGGGGCCGCGTTCGCCGCCGCGATCGACGCCGGCCAGGAGGGCGTGGTGGTCAAGGCGCCGGACGCGCCGTACGACGCCGGCCGGCGGGGCGCGGCCTGGGTCAAGGTCAAACCACGGCACACCCTCGATCTGGTGGTGCTGGCCGTCGAGTGGGGCAGCGGCCGGCGCGAGGGCTGGCTGTCCAACCTGCATCTGGGTGCCCGCGACCCCCGCTCCGGCGACTTCGTGATGCTCGGCAAGACGTTCAAGGGGCTCACCGACGAGCTGCTGCGCTGGCAGACCGAGCGGTTCCTCGGCCTCGCCGTGGAGCGCGGCGACTGGGTGGTCCGGGTCCGTCCCGAGCAGGTGGTGGAGATCGCCTTCGACGGGGTGCAGACGAGTTCGCGCTACCCGGGCGGGATGGCGCTGCGGTTCGCCCGGGTGGTGCGCTATCGCGACGACAAGTCCGCCGCCGAGGCGGACACCATCGACGCGGTCCGGGCCATCCACGCCGGCCGTTCCACCGGTTGA
- a CDS encoding SURF1 family cytochrome oxidase biogenesis protein translates to MYRFLLSPRWLGALALTVVASAVMVWLGNWQLDRYQGRTEVNERIDAGLRMAPVPLTEAFRAPTGGPGTAGPPPAEDKVWSRITATGRYDPSNTILVRGRTADSRVGFEVLTPLVLADGTALLVDRGWIPPAPGGATAQPSVPATPTGDVTVVGRVHETESGAGTVARRNGMLETRRVGVPGLARELPYPVYGGYLLLDEQTPPADPVFKAVPVGHANNWQNFGYVVQWWLFAVMALFGYGWVARREARRAAGIDTKTAPLDRAAEPTPSASA, encoded by the coding sequence GTGTACCGGTTCCTGCTGAGCCCACGCTGGCTGGGCGCCCTCGCGTTGACAGTGGTCGCCTCCGCCGTCATGGTCTGGCTGGGCAACTGGCAGCTGGACCGCTACCAGGGGCGTACCGAGGTCAACGAGCGGATCGACGCCGGCCTGCGGATGGCACCGGTGCCCCTGACCGAGGCGTTCCGCGCTCCCACCGGCGGCCCGGGAACCGCCGGCCCGCCGCCCGCGGAGGACAAGGTCTGGTCCCGGATCACCGCCACCGGCCGGTACGACCCGTCCAACACCATCCTGGTCCGGGGCCGGACGGCCGACAGCCGCGTCGGTTTCGAGGTGCTCACCCCGCTGGTGCTCGCCGACGGCACCGCACTGCTCGTCGACAGGGGCTGGATCCCGCCGGCTCCGGGCGGGGCGACAGCACAGCCGTCGGTGCCCGCCACGCCCACCGGCGACGTGACGGTGGTCGGCCGGGTGCACGAGACCGAGAGCGGCGCCGGCACTGTGGCCCGCCGCAACGGGATGCTTGAGACCCGCCGCGTCGGCGTGCCCGGCCTCGCCCGCGAGCTGCCCTACCCGGTCTACGGCGGCTACCTGCTGCTGGACGAGCAGACCCCGCCCGCCGACCCGGTGTTCAAGGCCGTGCCGGTGGGGCACGCCAACAACTGGCAGAACTTCGGCTACGTCGTGCAGTGGTGGCTGTTCGCCGTGATGGCCCTCTTCGGCTACGGCTGGGTGGCCCGTCGTGAGGCCCGCCGGGCCGCCGGAATCGACACGAAGACCGCCCCGCTGGACCGGGCGGCAGAGCCCACGCCGAGCGCGTCCGCCTGA
- a CDS encoding cobyrinate a,c-diamide synthase: protein MTVVPRLVLSAPSSGHGKNALAIGLLAALAERGVDVAGFKLGPDQVDAAYLGLAAGRPGRVIDPRLVGADRLAPLVAHGAAGAGLAVVQGSMGLYDSVGGRPEQESTAAAAAALRSPVVLVVDVAAMGQSVAALVHGFRSYDEQLWLGGVILNRVASSRHEGMLREALEDVGVPVYGALRRHDLPSVLPSRRHGVAPVVDGSADATRAVRRLGEAVAATVDLERLLGLARSAPPLPATAWSPQEALGELVVPAQRPLVAVAGGPGGSFSHPETAELLRAAGAEVVVVDPLRDETLPVGTRALVVGGALPEAYAEQLSANRRLCIAVAELARTGRPVVAEGAGLLWLARELDGLPMCGVLDAVGVSRDGLVVGYREATAQTDSVVAAKGTVVVGHKEHRAVLTPRAGQRPAWSWDGGTPEGFVWRNVHASQLTLHWAAHPATAARLVAAAASEPTAEAVPATPDGVPA from the coding sequence ATGACCGTCGTGCCGCGCCTGGTGCTCAGCGCGCCGTCCTCCGGCCACGGAAAGAACGCGCTGGCGATCGGGCTGCTCGCCGCCCTGGCCGAGCGGGGTGTCGACGTCGCCGGGTTCAAGCTCGGCCCGGACCAGGTCGACGCCGCGTACCTGGGCCTCGCCGCCGGTCGGCCGGGCCGGGTGATCGACCCCCGGCTTGTCGGTGCCGACCGGCTCGCCCCGCTCGTCGCGCACGGCGCAGCGGGCGCCGGGCTAGCCGTGGTGCAGGGCAGCATGGGCCTGTACGACTCGGTGGGTGGCCGCCCCGAGCAGGAGTCCACCGCCGCTGCGGCCGCCGCTCTGCGCAGCCCTGTGGTCCTGGTTGTCGACGTGGCCGCGATGGGGCAGTCGGTTGCCGCCCTCGTGCACGGTTTCCGCTCGTACGACGAGCAGTTGTGGCTCGGTGGGGTGATCCTCAACCGGGTGGCGTCGTCGCGGCACGAGGGGATGCTGCGCGAGGCGCTGGAGGACGTGGGGGTGCCCGTCTACGGGGCGCTGCGCCGCCATGACCTGCCGTCGGTGCTGCCGTCGCGGCGGCACGGGGTGGCCCCGGTCGTCGACGGGTCGGCCGACGCCACCCGTGCGGTCCGTCGTCTCGGCGAGGCGGTCGCCGCAACTGTCGACCTGGAACGGCTGCTCGGGCTGGCCCGTTCGGCGCCGCCGCTGCCGGCAACGGCGTGGTCGCCGCAGGAGGCGCTCGGCGAACTGGTCGTCCCGGCGCAGCGTCCGCTGGTGGCGGTCGCGGGTGGGCCGGGCGGCAGTTTCAGCCATCCGGAGACGGCCGAGCTGCTGCGGGCCGCCGGTGCCGAGGTCGTCGTTGTCGATCCGCTGCGCGACGAGACGCTGCCGGTCGGCACCCGCGCGCTTGTCGTCGGCGGCGCGCTGCCCGAGGCGTACGCCGAGCAGTTGTCAGCCAACCGGAGGCTCTGCATCGCGGTGGCCGAGTTGGCGCGTACCGGGCGGCCGGTGGTCGCCGAGGGCGCTGGCCTGCTCTGGTTGGCCCGGGAGTTGGACGGGCTGCCGATGTGCGGCGTGTTGGACGCTGTCGGTGTCAGCCGGGACGGTCTCGTGGTGGGCTACCGGGAGGCGACCGCCCAGACCGATAGTGTGGTCGCGGCGAAGGGCACGGTGGTTGTCGGCCACAAGGAGCACCGCGCGGTGCTCACCCCGCGCGCTGGTCAGCGGCCGGCGTGGAGCTGGGACGGTGGCACGCCGGAGGGGTTCGTCTGGCGCAACGTGCACGCCTCACAGCTCACCCTGCACTGGGCCGCGCATCCGGCGACCGCTGCCCGGCTGGTCGCCGCTGCCGCGAGCGAGCCGACGGCTGAGGCGGTGCCCGCCACCCCGGACGGCGTGCCCGCGTAA